A single window of Microbispora hainanensis DNA harbors:
- a CDS encoding TIGR02677 family protein, with product MADRRALDLDSLAISDRFRLFNFTRRDDHVAYLWVLRAMDRLREVHQVQVDAGQVQAALSELARLHDEVPTFDGNLRDRLDALHADGVLHRFDDASRAGNLVRYRNRQSVYQFSELGYWAYTSVEGLLAARIQDANLSRLVFSDILEDLKALAAANRAGEGEQVYRRLSRLDSVMEDMGRRSAHFHVTLGEIIRSTDASPETFLRYKNALLTHMSEFMAELDRYLPRLATAVRDVEASGLASLLDRAAAADERPFMDRHERLEDWRRRWSVLRAWFAPEGPEESRAAELRNATRIAVSGVIALLRQISEAQRGGVNRATQLRHLAEWVWNAPDEGAAHALMGAAFNLRSARHLGTAHEDTEQISPRATWWDAPGVEVSVTLFRSGKAPTPGVPTPVRGNPGARAALRREQAAERAAEREAAGHLTELGAHGRVLDESETRVLLKLMTRALEGRTVVAGRLRRGSGANDAVMVRLVPCDTGSTVRTTQGLLHLPGFRVELAGRTPVAGSGMAGSEAAGSRAEGLEARGLEARGLEARALEAGGAR from the coding sequence ATGGCGGACCGCAGGGCGTTGGACCTCGACTCGCTGGCGATCAGCGATCGGTTCAGGCTGTTCAACTTCACCAGGCGCGACGACCATGTGGCCTATCTCTGGGTCCTACGGGCCATGGACCGGCTGCGCGAGGTCCACCAGGTGCAGGTGGACGCCGGGCAGGTGCAGGCGGCCCTGAGCGAGCTGGCCCGGCTCCACGACGAGGTCCCCACGTTCGACGGCAACCTGCGCGACCGGCTCGACGCCCTGCACGCGGACGGGGTGCTGCACCGGTTCGACGACGCGTCCCGGGCCGGCAACCTCGTCCGCTATCGCAACAGGCAGTCGGTCTACCAGTTCAGCGAGCTCGGCTACTGGGCGTACACCTCGGTCGAGGGGCTGCTCGCGGCCCGCATCCAGGACGCCAACCTGTCGCGGCTGGTCTTCTCCGACATCCTGGAGGACCTCAAGGCCCTCGCGGCGGCCAACCGCGCGGGGGAGGGCGAGCAGGTCTACCGGCGGCTGTCGCGGCTCGACTCGGTGATGGAGGACATGGGGCGCCGCTCGGCGCACTTCCACGTGACGCTGGGCGAGATCATCCGTTCCACCGACGCCTCCCCAGAGACGTTCCTGCGCTACAAGAACGCCCTGCTGACGCACATGTCCGAGTTCATGGCGGAGCTCGACCGCTATCTGCCCCGCCTGGCCACCGCCGTACGCGACGTCGAGGCGAGCGGCCTGGCCTCGCTGCTCGACCGGGCGGCGGCCGCCGACGAGCGGCCCTTCATGGACCGCCACGAACGGCTGGAGGACTGGCGCCGCCGCTGGTCGGTCCTGCGGGCGTGGTTCGCCCCGGAGGGGCCGGAGGAGTCGCGTGCGGCGGAGCTGCGCAACGCGACGCGCATCGCGGTGTCCGGGGTGATCGCGCTGCTGCGGCAGATCTCGGAGGCGCAGCGCGGCGGCGTCAACCGGGCCACCCAGCTGCGGCACCTGGCCGAGTGGGTCTGGAACGCCCCGGACGAGGGCGCCGCCCACGCGCTCATGGGCGCGGCGTTCAACCTGCGCAGCGCGCGGCACCTGGGCACGGCCCACGAGGACACCGAACAGATCTCGCCCCGGGCCACCTGGTGGGACGCGCCCGGGGTGGAGGTGTCGGTCACGCTCTTCCGCAGCGGCAAGGCGCCCACGCCGGGCGTGCCCACGCCGGTGCGCGGCAACCCCGGCGCGCGGGCGGCGCTGCGGCGCGAGCAGGCCGCGGAACGCGCGGCCGAGCGCGAGGCCGCCGGTCACCTGACCGAGCTGGGCGCGCACGGCAGGGTGCTCGACGAGTCCGAGACCCGGGTGCTGCTGAAACTGATGACGCGGGCGTTGGAGGGCCGCACGGTCGTCGCAGGCCGCCTGAGGAGAGGGTCAGGCGCCAACGACGCCGTGATGGTGCGGCTCGTGCCGTGCGACACCGGAAGCACCGTACGCACCACGCAGGGGCTCCTCCACCTGCCCGGGTTCCGGGTCGAGCTGGCCGGGCGGACGCCCGTGGCGGGCTCGGGAATGGCCGGTTCGGAAGCAGCGGGTTCGAGGGCGGAGGGCTTGGAAGCACGGGGTTTGGAGGCACGGGGTTTGGAAGCACGAGCTTTGGAAGCAGGGGGTGCCCGGTGA